ACGTAACGTTTATCTGCGGCAGCCTGCGCAAGGGCTCCTACTCGCAGATCATTCTCGACAGCATCGCCACCCTGCTACCCGCAGACAGCAGAATCAGCAGCCTCGACATCGGTGCTTATCCCCATTACGACCAGGATATGGAAGACGCCGGTTTACCCGATGTGGTGCGCGCTGGCCGCCAGCAGATCGCCGACAGCGACGCGGTGATTGTAGTGACCCCTGAGTTCAATCACGGCATCCCCGGTGTGCTGAAAAACACCCTGGACTGGCTGTCACGCCCGGCCTTCAAGAGCAGCTTTGCCGGTAAACCAGTGTTTTTTGTCACCCATGCTCCCGGCCCGCTGGGGGGGGTTCGCACCCAGTCTCAGCTGCGCGAGACCTTTGCTTCGATGCTCTGCCTGCTGCCCCCCGTGAAGGAAGTCGCCATCTCTGCGGTGGCAGACAAACTGACGGATGGCCAGCTGACCGACAGCCGCACATTGGAGTCGCTGCAGCGCTCACTGCAGGATTTCCTGCGCGGCGCCCGCCTGCAGCCTCACTACGAATAGTCACCAGCCACGGCAGGCCTGTGCGCCAGTAGCGCGTTCTGAGCCTGACGTACCTGTACCGGTTTCACGGGAGAAAATGATGGACGTATTCTATGCCGCGCTGGCCGGACTGGCCGCAGGGCTGTTTTTCAGCTGGCTGAAGCTGCCGCTGCCTGCACCACCAACCTTAAGCGGTATCGTCGGCGCAGTCGGCGTCTTTGGCGGCAGTGTGATCTATCGCTGGCTGTTCAGCTGAACAGCCAGCGATACCTGCGCAGTACAGTACGCAGGTACGCTCACACCACCTGCTGATACTCAGCCCCCCTGACGCTCAGAAGCTGTGCTGCTCAGCGTAACCATAAGGGTGGCAGTTGTGGCGCCAGCCCGCTCACCAGTGCCTCACAGCAGTCGCTCAGGCTGCCAAAGCGCACCGCCCGCCCACTCAGCCCCGGCGCATAGTGGGCGTATTTGCCGGAGTTGGTCATCAGGGTACGAGCGTCAGGCGGGAATACCGGCTCGGAAATGGAGCACCAGCAAATATCCGGGTGCACCTTCAGCCCGGCCTGCTGCAGGGCGGCCAGCGTGCCATCCTGTTCGGCTGCCGCCAGCGTCGCCCGCCCCACGGTGACAATACCGCTGACACCTTCGGCACACTGCTGTCCGGCCATCCGCTGCGCCAGTGCCCTGCACTCATTGTGGGAGAAATGCGGGCTGCCAAAGGCCACCAGCTCCACCTTGTGATCACCGCTGTTGAACTGCTGCCAGGCCCGCAGGAAATCAGCCCGGCTCACATGCTGCTGATCGGCCTCACTGCTGACAAGGTCGGCCTCCGGCGTCACGCCCTGCACATGCAGCATCGGTGCGGCAGAGGTGGTGCCAAAGGCGCCACACAGTGCCTTCAGATCATCCTCATCGGGCGCCATCTGACTGACTCCGCAGATCACAGGAATGCGGTCCGGCGCCAGCTCCCCGGCCAGATAACCCAGCAGCGGCCAGAAGGCATCATCCCAGTCACTCATCGCTTCGACCGTAATCACCCGGCGTGCAGCACGCTGTGGCTGCAGATAAACACCGCTCAGCGGTGCCCGTCCGGTGACGGCGATACACAGATCAAGAAAGTCAGGGTGTTTGGCAGTACGCGCGCCCAGCACGCTGTTGGCATAGATCACCGCATTGGACTCAGCCCAGGCCACACGGTCACCGGCAGCAGGCTTGCTCTCCAGCAGATAGGGCGCACAGGTGAAACTGGCGCGGGCACCCATATGCACATAGGCATCGGCCAGCTGACTGGCAGGCTGGCCAAAGGCCGGATCAACGCCCTGCTGGCGCCAGTTGGCGTAATCAACAGAAATAGCATTCATGGTGGTGGGCACCCGCACTCTGGCTCCCAGCTGGTCAAAGTGCCGGGCAAAGCGCAGCAGCGCCGGGCTGGCATAGATGCAGCCATCAATGTGCACCTGAGAGATATCAATAAACTGCTGAGCGCCATCAATAGCAGCCACACTGCACAGGATGCGCATAGCCAGCTGTGCGGCTTCGCCCTGTTCGCCATCAAGCATGGCCTGATCAGCGTCAGACAGCTGCAGCTGCCCGCCAGCCACCGGCTGCAGCGCCATATGCCGCCCGCCACTAACCACTTCACCGGGCGACAGGGCCACCTGTGCCTGTGCCGAGACCCAGGCGAAAGCCTCGCTGTCGAGCTGCACCACCGGCAGGGTGGCAGCAAAAACATGGTGGGCCACCAGTGCACCGAGGGTCAGCACCCCTTCCTGCTCACGAAAGATCAGGGCAGCCGGGGCATTACCGTTCTGGATCAGCTCCAGCAGCACGCCACTGCCGGTGCAGGAGCCACGACTGGTCGGCAGCACCAGCACCTTGCCTGCCAGACTCTGGCCATGCAGCGGATGATGGGCATCAATCACCCGGCCACTGGCACCATCCACCCCACCCCAGAAACTCAGCCCTTCATCACAGGCGAGGACAGGGCCTGCAGCGTGGCCGGCAAGGATACAACGCGACATGGGGAACTCCTTGAATCGGGCAGTAGGATACCTGGGAATAATGGCATGCAATATACAAACATCACCGCCCGGTTAGTCAACCACCCATGGTGACACCCAGCGCGTCAGCGGATGCTCCACGGCGTAGCGCTGCGTACCTTTGCTCGGGATTCAGTGCTGCACCTGAACAATCGCCCATGCTCATGCGCACAAGATCTTCGACACACCCGTATACAAATTTTACCTTGAATACACAAAACCTCATGTTTACATTGTCACCACTGATTACAACAGGCTCAGGATCGTCACTGAACAGACTGAGTCGCCAAACCGCAGAGCTTTGATGATGAAAGACGAACAGAAATCCCAGGTAGTCTCGGTCCGTTTAAGTGCTGACCAGCTGGAGTTCCTTAACCAGCTGAAAAGCGAAATGGAAGAGGACATGGAAACCGAAATCTCCATGGCCACGGTGGTTCGTCGCATTCTGTCGCGCTACATCTCCAAACACACCAACAGCGCCCATCTGGAACGTCACAAGCGTTTCGAGACCCTTGAGTCACGGGTGGCCGCGCTGGAGGCGCAACTGGCGAGTCTGGCAGCCGACGGTAAATAGCATTACGTCATCTACTTTCAGCCATTACTGATGGCCGGTTCCCCCTGCTGATCTGGCAGCGGGAGCGGCAGAGGAATTCTCTTATGATCAAACGTTCTCCTCCCCGTCTGCTCAGCGTCAAACGCAGCTATGCCCTGACTCCCCACATGCAGCGCGTGGTGCTGACGGGTGAGCAGCTGCTGGACTTCCCCGTCGGTCAGGAAGGCGCCAACGTCAAGCTGCTGATCCCACAGCCCGGCCAGCAAGCCCCCAATCTGGCGGCTTTCCGCACTCAGGCGGAAGACCGCCCTATCGTTCGGACCTACACCGTTCGCCAGCACCGCCCGGAAGACAATGAACTGGACATCGATTTTGCTATCCATACCGATGCTGAAGGTCGCGGTGGCCCCGCCTGTGAATGGGCCATCAATGCCCAGCCCGGCGATATGATCGGCGTCGCCGGCCCCGGCCCGCGCAAGCTCAACAGCCTGCAGGCCGACTGGTTTCTGTTTGCCGCCGATATGACCGCCCTGCCCGCCGCCAGCGCCATTCTGGAATCGCTGGCGGACGACGCCGTCGGTTATGCCTTCTTTGAGGTAACCAGCAGCGCTGATGCACAACAACTGCGCATCCCCGCCGGTATCAAAGTGAAGTGGCTGGTGCATGCCCATCCTGAAAAGGAGAGCAGCCAGCTGCTGGAGCAGATGCAGGACTTACAGTGGCCCGCCGGAACACCGAGCATTTTTGTGGCCGGTGAAGGTAATGCGGTACGCAAGATTCGCCAGTATGTGCTGAAGGAGCGCGGCGTTGCCCGCGACAACGTCTATATCAGCCCCTACTGGAAAATCGGTCTGGTGGAAGACGAGCATCAGGTGCAGAAACGCGCCGAGATGGAAGACTGATCCGCAGTACTCGCCATCTTCATTTGTCTCTGCCTGCGCCGGTCGAGATGCCGGCAGAGTGTGCTGATGTCACCAGCCACACCTTACTGAACCGCCAGTGTGCCGGCTGACACAGGCTGCCAGCCACCGCCCAGTGCTTTGAAGGTAGCGATAGCGGCGCGGGCGGTTTCCGTCTGTGCCGTGGCTCTGGCATCGGCGACCTGTAACAGGGTCTCATCGGCATGCAGCACATCAATCAGACTGGCCACGCCGCGCTGATATGCCACAAAGGCAGATGCTCTGGCTCGGCTAAGGGACGCCTCACCGGCAACCAGCGTAGTGCTTTGCACCCCGCGATTGAGCAGCGCTGAAAATGCGTTCTCCACCTCTTCCGTGGCATGCAGCACCGCTTCACGATAAGCCGCCAGCGCCTCCGCATCCCGCCCTTTAGCCTGCTCAATCTGTGCATTGATGCGACCGAAATCAAACAGACGCCAGCGCAGACCCAGCACACCCGAGGCCTCACCCGCCCCACTGGTGAACAGATTGCCGCTGGCGATGACGGTGGCACTGCCCAGCATGCCACTCAGGGAAAAGTGCGGATAATAGCCGGCCATCGCTTCGCCAATGCGGGCATTGGCAGCGGCGAGCCGGCGCTCGGCCACCATCAGGTCAGGGCGTCGCTGCAGCAGCTCAGCCGGAGAGCCCAGCGCTGTCAGTGATGGCGTGGCAGGAATCGGTGCCGGCACGGCCAGTTCCGACCGGTAAGTGCCCGGTGGCGCACCGACGATGACGTCCATGGCATTCATCGCCACATCAAGGTTAGTCTGCAGCACCGGAATACTGGCCTGGACCTGCGCCAGCGCCCCCTCCGTCTGCCGCAGCTGGTACTCGGCAGCCAGCCCTCTGGCGTACAGCAAACCCACTTTCGCCAGCAGATCCTGCTCGGTAGCCACCTGCTTTCGGGCAATATCCAGCCGTGCCTGCAGACCACGAACGGTAATGTAGATGTCTGCCGTCTGAGCAGCGACGGCCAGCCGCGTTGCCGCAGCACCGGCACGGGAAGCCTGGTAATCCGCCAGCGCCGCTTCCCTGCCACGGCGCAGCCCACCAAACACATCCACCTCCCAGCTGGCGGTCAGATCCGTCTGATAGGCATTTCCCCATCGGTCGTATCCTGGCGTAGCATTAAGCACCTGCCCAAGCGGGGTCTCTGCTGACTGGTAGGCTCGGGCGGCAGAGCCACTCAGATCTGCCGCAGGTAACAGGGCAGCGTGGGCGGCCCCAAGTCCGGCACGGGCCTGAGCGACGCGTGCCTGCGCCTGCGCCAGATCCAGATTCTGCTCCAGAGCGAGCGATACAAAGCGCGTCAGCATGGGATCGTTGAACGTCTGCCACCAGCTGGCCAGCTCAGCCGCAGACGGGCTTCCCTCTCGCCGCTGCGCTTCCTGTGCAGCGTAATGAGTCAGAAGCGGCGCCGCGGGACGGTGATACTCCGGGCCAACCGCGCAGCCAGCGAGCACGCCGGTGCAGAGCAAAAACATAATAGAGCGACGAGGGAACATAATGATCCTTGGACTCGGGCCAGACAGTGACCATAATATGAATCGGTCACTCATTGTCAATCCATAAAGCTGAAGGTAAGCTGACCCAATGACTACTTCACCTACCCCTACGCCTCCTCAACGAGGCCCCTCGGACCACGATGTCCGGGATCAGATCGTGCAGGCCGCGACCGAATACTTTGGCCGTTACGGCTATGAAAAAACCACCGTGTCCGATCTGGCCAAAGCCATCGGTTTCTCCAAGGCCTACATCTACAAGTTTTTCGACTCCAAACAGGCCATTGGGGAGGTGATCTGCAGTAATCGCCTGCAGATGATCATGACCACAGTGGATGACGCCATACGCAGTGTGCCCACCGCACCAGAGCAGCTACGCCGCATGTTCCGTGCCCTGGTGGAAGCCGGCAGCTACCTGTTCTTTCACGACCGCAAGCTCTACGACATCGCGGCCACCTCAGCCAGCGAGGCATGGCCATCGGTGCAGGCCTATGAAAACTACCTCAAGGCACTGGTGTTACAGATTATCCGCGAGGGCCGTGAAGCCGGCGACTTTGAACGCAAAACCCCGCTCGATGAGGCCGTCAACGCCATCTATCTGGTCATGCGCCCCTACGTCAACCCACTGCTGCTGCAGCACAATCTCGACCATGCCACCGAGGCTACCGGCCACCTGTCCAGTCTCATCCTGCGCAGTCTGGCACCGTAATGACGTCATACGACCACTATCTCACATAGTGACCATTGACTAATTTGGTCACATGAAAAAGAATGGGGACACTGTTTCTTCGTGAAGAAGGGTTCCCATGCTTCAACGCCATCTTGCCTCCTGCCTTTTCTGCCTGTTGCCGCTGACGCCAGCGGCATTCGGTGATAACGCCGACCCTCGCACTGAGCCGCCACTCGTCCGCGTCACTTCGGTACAAAACGCCGCCACAGCCTCACGCTCATTCACCGGTGTCGTTGCTGCCCGGGTGCAGAGTGACCTTGGTTTTCGCGTTTCCGGCAAGGTGCTGGAGCGCCTTGTCGATACCGGCCAGTCAGTGCAACGAGGCCAGCCTCTGATGCGTATAGACCCTGTCGATCTGGGATTGCAGGCGAAAGCACAGAAAGAAGCCGTCGCGGCAGCACAGGTGCATGCCCGGCAAACCGCTGACGACGAAGCCCGCTATCGCGATCTGGTCGCCGCCGGGGCGGTGTCCGCCTCGGCCTATGGCCAGATCAAGGCGGCAGCCGACGCGGCCCGTGCCCAGCTGAAAGCAGCGGAAGCGCAGGCCAGTGTCGCCGGCAATGCCTCCAGCTATGCCGTGCTGCTGGCCGATGCGGATGGAGTGGTGGTGGCCACACACGCGGAACCCGGTCAGGTCGTCACGGCCGGGCAGCCTGTCATCCGTCTGGCACGGGCCGGGCAGCGTGAAGCCGTGGTGTATCTGCCCGAGACCCTGAGACCTGCGGTCGGCTCTTCTGCGCAGGCCACACTGTACGGTGATCCGCACAACGCCCTGCCCGCCCGGCTGCGCCTGCTGTCTGATGCGGCAGACCCGCTGACGCGCACCTATGAAGCCCGATACATCCTTGAAGGCGTGCAGGCACAGGCGCCGCTGGGTGCCACTGTCACCGTCGCCATTCCTGCCGGCAATACCTCTGCCTCCGCCGTCCAGGTGCCGATTGGCGCGCTGTTTGACGCTGGCTCCGGGCCAGGCGTCTGGGCGGTCGCGGGTGACCCGGCGACCACACAATGGCATCCGGTCACGATTCTCAGCCTGTCCGACGAGACGGCGCAGGTCGAGAGCAATCTGCCCCTCGGTGCGCAGATCGTCGCGCTTGGCGCCCATCTCCTCAGGGAGGGCGAGCAGGTCAGAATGCTGAGCGAAGGAAGCCACTCTGTCGCCGGAGGTCGTCCATGAGCAGCGGGCGCTTCAACCTCTCCGCCCTTGCGGTACGCGAGCGCGCGGTAACCCTGTTTCTGATCCT
This Pokkaliibacter sp. MBI-7 DNA region includes the following protein-coding sequences:
- a CDS encoding NAD(P)H-dependent oxidoreductase is translated as MADNAFHVTFICGSLRKGSYSQIILDSIATLLPADSRISSLDIGAYPHYDQDMEDAGLPDVVRAGRQQIADSDAVIVVTPEFNHGIPGVLKNTLDWLSRPAFKSSFAGKPVFFVTHAPGPLGGVRTQSQLRETFASMLCLLPPVKEVAISAVADKLTDGQLTDSRTLESLQRSLQDFLRGARLQPHYE
- a CDS encoding DUF1427 family protein; this encodes MMDVFYAALAGLAAGLFFSWLKLPLPAPPTLSGIVGAVGVFGGSVIYRWLFS
- a CDS encoding aconitase family protein gives rise to the protein MSRCILAGHAAGPVLACDEGLSFWGGVDGASGRVIDAHHPLHGQSLAGKVLVLPTSRGSCTGSGVLLELIQNGNAPAALIFREQEGVLTLGALVAHHVFAATLPVVQLDSEAFAWVSAQAQVALSPGEVVSGGRHMALQPVAGGQLQLSDADQAMLDGEQGEAAQLAMRILCSVAAIDGAQQFIDISQVHIDGCIYASPALLRFARHFDQLGARVRVPTTMNAISVDYANWRQQGVDPAFGQPASQLADAYVHMGARASFTCAPYLLESKPAAGDRVAWAESNAVIYANSVLGARTAKHPDFLDLCIAVTGRAPLSGVYLQPQRAARRVITVEAMSDWDDAFWPLLGYLAGELAPDRIPVICGVSQMAPDEDDLKALCGAFGTTSAAPMLHVQGVTPEADLVSSEADQQHVSRADFLRAWQQFNSGDHKVELVAFGSPHFSHNECRALAQRMAGQQCAEGVSGIVTVGRATLAAAEQDGTLAALQQAGLKVHPDICWCSISEPVFPPDARTLMTNSGKYAHYAPGLSGRAVRFGSLSDCCEALVSGLAPQLPPLWLR
- a CDS encoding siderophore-interacting protein; translation: MIKRSPPRLLSVKRSYALTPHMQRVVLTGEQLLDFPVGQEGANVKLLIPQPGQQAPNLAAFRTQAEDRPIVRTYTVRQHRPEDNELDIDFAIHTDAEGRGGPACEWAINAQPGDMIGVAGPGPRKLNSLQADWFLFAADMTALPAASAILESLADDAVGYAFFEVTSSADAQQLRIPAGIKVKWLVHAHPEKESSQLLEQMQDLQWPAGTPSIFVAGEGNAVRKIRQYVLKERGVARDNVYISPYWKIGLVEDEHQVQKRAEMED
- a CDS encoding efflux transporter outer membrane subunit is translated as MFPRRSIMFLLCTGVLAGCAVGPEYHRPAAPLLTHYAAQEAQRREGSPSAAELASWWQTFNDPMLTRFVSLALEQNLDLAQAQARVAQARAGLGAAHAALLPAADLSGSAARAYQSAETPLGQVLNATPGYDRWGNAYQTDLTASWEVDVFGGLRRGREAALADYQASRAGAAATRLAVAAQTADIYITVRGLQARLDIARKQVATEQDLLAKVGLLYARGLAAEYQLRQTEGALAQVQASIPVLQTNLDVAMNAMDVIVGAPPGTYRSELAVPAPIPATPSLTALGSPAELLQRRPDLMVAERRLAAANARIGEAMAGYYPHFSLSGMLGSATVIASGNLFTSGAGEASGVLGLRWRLFDFGRINAQIEQAKGRDAEALAAYREAVLHATEEVENAFSALLNRGVQSTTLVAGEASLSRARASAFVAYQRGVASLIDVLHADETLLQVADARATAQTETARAAIATFKALGGGWQPVSAGTLAVQ
- a CDS encoding TetR/AcrR family transcriptional regulator, producing MTTSPTPTPPQRGPSDHDVRDQIVQAATEYFGRYGYEKTTVSDLAKAIGFSKAYIYKFFDSKQAIGEVICSNRLQMIMTTVDDAIRSVPTAPEQLRRMFRALVEAGSYLFFHDRKLYDIAATSASEAWPSVQAYENYLKALVLQIIREGREAGDFERKTPLDEAVNAIYLVMRPYVNPLLLQHNLDHATEATGHLSSLILRSLAP
- a CDS encoding efflux RND transporter periplasmic adaptor subunit; amino-acid sequence: MLQRHLASCLFCLLPLTPAAFGDNADPRTEPPLVRVTSVQNAATASRSFTGVVAARVQSDLGFRVSGKVLERLVDTGQSVQRGQPLMRIDPVDLGLQAKAQKEAVAAAQVHARQTADDEARYRDLVAAGAVSASAYGQIKAAADAARAQLKAAEAQASVAGNASSYAVLLADADGVVVATHAEPGQVVTAGQPVIRLARAGQREAVVYLPETLRPAVGSSAQATLYGDPHNALPARLRLLSDAADPLTRTYEARYILEGVQAQAPLGATVTVAIPAGNTSASAVQVPIGALFDAGSGPGVWAVAGDPATTQWHPVTILSLSDETAQVESNLPLGAQIVALGAHLLREGEQVRMLSEGSHSVAGGRP